TTACAATGTCAACGCCATTTCTCAACTTATTTATCTGTTTTTCAATGCTTGAACCACCATAAACAGTGCACAATCTTAATCTATTGCCATTGTTTACAGAATCTATCTCATCGTGAACTTGTAAAGCCAATTCTCTTGTAGGTGTTAAAATAATAGCTTTTACAGCTTTTTTATTTTTTCTACCTTCTTCTTGTATTTTTTCTTGTATCTTTTGGAGTATTGGTAAACCAAATGCGAGTGTTTTTCCAGTTCCTGTTTGTGCTTGTCCAACTACGTCCAATTCTGTGTCTAATACAATAGGTATTGCTTTTTCTTGTATTTGTGTAGGTTCCTTGAATCCTTTTTCGTCAAGCCTTTCTAATATGCTTTCAGATATGTTTAAATCTCTAAATTCCATGTTTATCCCTTGTTTATTAATAGATTTCCTATCTATTAATCTAGTTAATTTTAATATTTGTTTTTAAGTTTAGATTGTAAGCCCATATGAGTTTCTGGTTTATACTAGTCCTTATAACCATTATGGCTATGTTATCTAATTCGGCTAAATTAACCTAAAACTCTTTGATTTTATTGACATAATAAACATAGATAAGAAACTTGACTTTAGGTGTCAATATTGCATACCATAATACTAGAATAATGCAACCCTACAATGATATAATTAATATACTAATGCCGTTTGCATAATAATTAATAAACGTTTTATATCTCAATAAAATCGTGTTTTATGAAAAATTAAGTTATTTTTAATTTAATCCATAAAATTAAGCTTAAACATTAATTTTTTAAAGTTTTTTAAAATTTTAAAAGTTTTAATGCGATATGTTAAATTTAAATCATAATGTAAAAATTTAAATCTAAGTACATAGACTATGTTTTCTTAATATAAGTAATTTATCAATATTGGATTTTTTAAAAATAATAATAAATCAATATAACAACATTATATTAAAAATACTAAGTTTTTTATATGTTGTTACACTATAAAAATGTAGCAGTTGATTTTAGCCAATTTTGGTTTTGGTGATACTGTCTAAGGCACTTCTACCTAAAAGGCGGTCTTCCAGAATAGCCGTAGGGCGTTGATGAAGGAAAGATTTTCCAAAGGTAGATATACTAAACGCCTAGTTATAAAAAAATATTATTTTAAGTTAAATTATATTAAAGTTAGTTATTTTATACGCCTTTATATTAAGTTACTCGCCCATATCTTTGATTTTGTAATCAATTATTGTAGGTGTTGGGTTAGTTATGTTATCGTGCATAGGACATCCTTCTTTAACCATTTTAACGATTTCTTCAATCTTTTCTATAGGCTCATCAGTATCAAATTCGATTGAAACGTTTATATATTCAAAACCTGCTCTTTTAGTAGTTTCTCTCAACTTTAATTTATCCGTGTTAAATTTACCATGAACTTCTAAAAACATTTCACGAACTTCCAAACCTTTTAAATCAATATAATATCTGCTTAAAGCATTTAAACATCCGGCATATGCCATCAATAAATATTCCATAGGATTTGGAGCCTCACCTTTACCGCCTAACGATACAGGCTCGTCAGAAATAATTTGATAATGATGTGCTTCCGCATTTAACTTCGTATCGATACTTTTGCCAGCTAATTTAATAGTTGCTTCTCCCATGATGTCACCCAAGATTGTCTTTTGATTATTTAAACCGAATTTTATAAGTTAAAAGTTTATTTAAAACCTATAAATCCCATATTGCCCTTAAGTTAATATTTAAATGGTTTATACAAACATATAGTTTACCATATTTTGATATAGATTATAATATAATTAGGATTCTACATAAAATTATAGTTGTAATAATATTAATATTATAAACTGAAGTTAAAAATAAAAAGGAAATAAAGCAAGTTATTTAAAACTGCTTTTTTTAAAATATTTAATATATAACGGTATTTCATTATTTAATTACTATATGGTAGTATTTATGTATCAAAATATATATGGTGTTAATATTTAAATGTATAAATCTCTTAGCGATTTATTACACTAATTATATTACAGTATTTAATTAATATATCCCCAATAATAATTATTATTTCTATATTATATATTTTACGATTTAAATATCCTAAAAAATAGATAACTAAGATTAAATAAATTTCATAAAAAAAATTCGGTCAGTTATAAATCATATTAAAAATTAAAAAAGAAATTGAATAAATTATTTATTCAATCTTAAATCTTCCTGCAGATTGCTCAACTCTTTCAGCAACTTGTACAACTTGTTTTGAGATAGCTTCGATTTCTGAAATAACTCTATCAAGCTCTTCTGTAGAAGCTGTTACTTCTTCAGCAGTAGCTGTGAATTCTTCTGAAATAGATGCGATATCTTGTGCATTTCTAAGTGCATCGTCCGTACTAGTACTTGCTTTTTTAGAATCTTCTTTTATAGTATTAATAGCAATCGTTGCTTTGTTAACGCTTTCTTTAATTTTCATGAACGCGTCATTAACTTCATCTATTGCTATAACTCCTTTATCTACTTCTTCGCGTCCTGTAGTTCCTAATTTAATTGTCGTTGTTACTTTACTATTCATTCCAACAATTGTTTTGTTAATATCTTCTACAGACTTTTGAATCTCTTCAGCTAAGGATTTAATTTCGCTTGCTACAACTGCAAAGCCTTTTCCTGCTTCCCCT
The window above is part of the Methanococcus voltae PS genome. Proteins encoded here:
- a CDS encoding OsmC family protein; this encodes MGEATIKLAGKSIDTKLNAEAHHYQIISDEPVSLGGKGEAPNPMEYLLMAYAGCLNALSRYYIDLKGLEVREMFLEVHGKFNTDKLKLRETTKRAGFEYINVSIEFDTDEPIEKIEEIVKMVKEGCPMHDNITNPTPTIIDYKIKDMGE